The following are encoded in a window of Arthrobacter sp. OAP107 genomic DNA:
- a CDS encoding DUF5703 family protein, with protein sequence MKEHFLTSSVLRERDYARQYEYLVLTVGPEDSLPEARRRLVEHSEYGKWELERSRLYVGGGRRFWLRRRVTQVQRTV encoded by the coding sequence ATGAAGGAACATTTTCTGACCAGCTCGGTCCTGCGGGAACGGGACTACGCACGTCAATACGAGTACCTCGTATTGACCGTCGGTCCTGAGGATTCCCTGCCCGAAGCCCGGCGCCGGCTCGTGGAACACTCCGAGTACGGCAAGTGGGAACTCGAGCGCAGCAGGCTGTACGTGGGTGGCGGCAGGCGCTTCTGGCTGCGCCGCCGGGTCACTCAGGTGCAGCGTACCGTCTAG
- a CDS encoding DUF3311 domain-containing protein, which yields MSHQDRPDPKRRPVPGAPPGAGQPTRNTATRGPARRAPYVVAGVLLSVAILLPLMPQTYSFSAPTLGGMPFFYWYQLLWVPISAALSGVAYWLVTTEDRRRRAAIRAGAADADADEANGEERS from the coding sequence GTGTCCCATCAAGATCGTCCTGACCCGAAACGGCGCCCCGTCCCGGGGGCTCCCCCGGGCGCCGGACAGCCAACCCGCAATACTGCAACCCGTGGCCCGGCACGGCGTGCGCCGTACGTCGTCGCCGGCGTCCTGCTTTCCGTGGCGATCCTGCTTCCGCTCATGCCGCAGACCTACTCGTTCAGTGCCCCAACCTTGGGCGGCATGCCCTTCTTCTACTGGTACCAGCTGCTCTGGGTTCCCATTTCCGCAGCCTTGAGCGGCGTGGCGTACTGGCTCGTGACAACGGAAGACCGACGACGGCGGGCGGCGATCCGCGCGGGCGCTGCCGACGCCGACGCGGACGAAGCTAACGGAGAAGAGCGGTCATGA
- a CDS encoding aminotransferase class V-fold PLP-dependent enzyme — MNVSDIRGLFPGLKDTIYLNTATMCAGCTPARQAYELALGRWSAGRFDWMEAEQAGDDARGMFAAIIGATAADIAIVPAVSTAAGIVAANLPPAGSGENIVVAENEFASNYYPWLLLRDRGYDVRAVAAEGDVVPAEALTRAADGGTRLIAVSAVHPVTGFRADLASLSRTAADSGAWFFVDACQAAGAVPLDVARDGVDFLATASHKFLLGSRGMGYLYVRPGLIDRLRPVVPGWKAARLPLESFLGPDMDLSPTASKLDASLAWFPALADQAALAVLHRFGIGPVLERNARLALHLRNALEAEGVSYRSFPEPHRSTIISVPVDDPEPSWTGCAMRTWLCPSGPAAFGWLSISTISRKSWSGSQSSLRAAEPAGKRLQPMPLTWPFGRTIILLDVWGGAMANAMEPRREHLFCS, encoded by the coding sequence ATGAACGTCAGCGACATCCGCGGGCTTTTCCCCGGCCTCAAGGACACCATCTACCTCAACACTGCCACCATGTGCGCCGGCTGCACGCCTGCCAGGCAGGCCTATGAACTGGCCCTGGGGCGCTGGTCGGCAGGGCGGTTCGACTGGATGGAAGCAGAGCAGGCCGGCGATGACGCCCGCGGCATGTTCGCCGCGATCATCGGAGCCACAGCGGCAGACATCGCCATCGTCCCCGCTGTCAGCACCGCGGCGGGGATTGTTGCCGCCAACCTGCCGCCCGCCGGAAGCGGTGAAAACATCGTTGTGGCCGAGAACGAATTCGCGTCGAACTACTACCCCTGGCTTCTGCTCCGGGATCGTGGCTACGACGTCCGTGCTGTCGCAGCGGAAGGGGACGTGGTGCCGGCCGAGGCCCTCACCCGGGCGGCCGACGGCGGCACCCGGCTCATCGCTGTCAGTGCCGTGCACCCCGTCACCGGTTTCCGGGCGGACCTGGCCTCCCTCAGCCGCACTGCGGCCGACTCGGGCGCATGGTTTTTCGTGGATGCATGCCAGGCGGCCGGTGCCGTTCCCCTTGACGTGGCGCGCGATGGCGTGGATTTCCTCGCCACCGCCAGCCACAAGTTCCTGCTCGGCTCGCGCGGCATGGGCTACCTCTACGTCCGCCCGGGACTGATCGACCGTCTCCGACCCGTCGTGCCGGGCTGGAAAGCCGCCCGGCTGCCGCTCGAAAGCTTCCTTGGTCCGGACATGGACCTGTCCCCGACGGCGTCCAAGCTGGACGCGTCGCTGGCCTGGTTTCCCGCGCTGGCCGACCAGGCGGCGCTTGCTGTCCTGCACCGGTTCGGTATCGGCCCGGTCCTCGAACGCAACGCGCGGCTTGCCCTTCACCTGCGGAACGCGCTGGAGGCGGAAGGCGTCAGCTACCGCTCCTTCCCCGAACCGCACCGCTCCACCATCATCTCCGTTCCGGTGGACGATCCGGAGCCGTCATGGACCGGCTGCGCCATGCGAACGTGGTTGTGTCCGTCCGGGCCGGCAGCATTCGGCTGGCTATCCATTTCTACAATCTCGAGGAAGAGCTGGTCCGGGTCGCAGAGCTCATTGCGGGCCGCTGAGCCCGCTGGAAAACGGCTCCAGCCGATGCCATTGACGTGGCCCTTTGGGAGGACCATCATTCTCCTAGACGTTTGGGGGGGCGCTATGGCAAACGCAATGGAGCCGCGCCGTGAGCATTTATTCTGCAGTTGA
- a CDS encoding aldo/keto reductase gives MQQRYIGNSGLRASSLSLGTMSWSRETDEQDASELLRTFVDAGGTLVDTAASYADGQAEAMLGSMLGDVVSRTEVVISTKAGVSPSDGRQRVDASRNAMLSGLDASLARLGTDYVDLWLAQAWDPNVPLGETLSALDFAVRSGRARYAGIANYNGWQTAKAAAIAEFPLVANQSEYSLLRRGPEAELVPAIEDAGLGLMAWAPLGRGVLTGKYRGHVPADSRAAGTRLANYVEPYLEQPSSQVVEAVAMAARGLGRSSLDVALSWLLSQHGVATAIVGARMPVQLKEILDAQLTPLPAEIARALEDVSSSLA, from the coding sequence ATGCAGCAGCGTTACATCGGCAACAGCGGGCTCCGCGCCTCCTCCCTCTCCCTGGGTACTATGTCGTGGTCCCGTGAAACGGACGAGCAGGATGCCTCGGAGCTGCTGCGCACCTTCGTGGACGCCGGCGGGACGCTCGTGGACACCGCTGCCTCCTATGCGGACGGCCAGGCTGAAGCCATGCTCGGGTCGATGCTGGGCGACGTCGTCTCCCGCACGGAAGTGGTCATCTCCACCAAAGCCGGCGTGTCGCCGTCGGACGGGCGGCAGCGGGTGGACGCGTCACGGAACGCCATGCTGTCCGGACTGGATGCCAGCCTGGCGCGGCTCGGCACCGACTACGTCGATCTCTGGCTCGCCCAGGCATGGGACCCCAACGTCCCGCTTGGCGAGACGTTGTCCGCCCTCGACTTCGCCGTCCGCAGCGGACGGGCCCGCTATGCGGGAATCGCCAACTACAACGGCTGGCAGACCGCCAAGGCCGCCGCCATCGCGGAATTCCCGCTCGTGGCCAACCAGTCCGAGTACTCGCTCCTGCGGCGCGGGCCCGAGGCGGAACTGGTGCCGGCCATCGAGGACGCGGGCCTGGGGCTGATGGCGTGGGCGCCGCTGGGCCGCGGCGTCCTCACCGGCAAGTACCGCGGTCATGTGCCCGCCGATTCCAGGGCGGCCGGCACCCGGCTGGCCAACTACGTGGAGCCCTACCTTGAGCAGCCCTCGTCGCAGGTGGTTGAGGCTGTTGCCATGGCGGCCCGCGGGCTGGGCCGTTCGTCCCTGGACGTGGCGCTCAGCTGGCTGCTGTCCCAACACGGAGTGGCTACCGCCATCGTGGGTGCGCGCATGCCGGTCCAGCTCAAGGAAATCCTGGATGCCCAGCTCACGCCGCTGCCGGCGGAAATAGCACGTGCCCTGGAGGATGTCTCCAGCAGCCTGGCCTAG
- the mshC gene encoding cysteine--1-D-myo-inosityl 2-amino-2-deoxy-alpha-D-glucopyranoside ligase codes for MKSWISRPVPVLPGEMPALRLFDTTADRAVTLNADGEKSMYVCGITPYDATHMGHAASYIAFDLLNRAWRDGGQQVAYVQNITDVDDPLLERAEATGVDWRELAESQIELFRTDMEALNVLAPDHYVGAVEAMPLIVPAIERLLHLGLAYRVTGTPGEPDGDVYYDVEAASKHAVGVDAWTLGAVSGLTEAEMLELFAERGGDPGRAGKRQALDPLLWRVARDGEPSWPGGELGEGRPGWHIECTVIAQKYLPAPFTVQGGGSDLVFPHHEMGAGHAYSLSGVPLAEHFAHAGMVGLDGEKMSKSKGNLVLVSKLRAAGEEPAAIRLAILAHHYRSDWSWTAEGFEQAKARLERWRSALAAAPAGTAVELIGQMREALADDLDAPTALAAVDQWADAALGNPGHAGSASEADQALVRDAVNALLGVEL; via the coding sequence GTGAAGTCCTGGATCTCCCGCCCCGTGCCTGTCCTGCCGGGGGAAATGCCCGCGCTCCGCTTGTTTGACACAACCGCGGACCGCGCCGTAACCCTGAATGCCGATGGCGAAAAGTCGATGTATGTCTGCGGGATCACCCCGTATGACGCGACCCACATGGGCCACGCCGCCAGCTACATAGCGTTTGACCTCCTGAACCGCGCCTGGCGCGACGGCGGGCAGCAGGTTGCCTACGTCCAGAACATCACCGACGTCGATGACCCGCTGCTGGAGCGTGCCGAGGCCACCGGCGTCGACTGGCGTGAACTGGCCGAGAGCCAGATCGAGCTTTTCCGGACCGATATGGAAGCCCTCAACGTCCTCGCCCCCGACCATTACGTAGGTGCCGTTGAAGCCATGCCGCTGATCGTGCCCGCGATTGAACGGCTCCTGCACCTGGGACTGGCCTACCGCGTCACCGGCACCCCCGGCGAGCCCGACGGCGACGTCTACTACGACGTCGAAGCTGCCAGCAAGCACGCCGTCGGCGTGGACGCCTGGACACTCGGCGCCGTCTCCGGACTGACCGAAGCCGAGATGCTGGAACTGTTTGCCGAACGGGGCGGCGACCCCGGCCGGGCAGGCAAGCGCCAGGCCCTCGACCCGCTGCTGTGGCGCGTGGCCCGCGACGGCGAGCCCAGCTGGCCCGGCGGCGAGCTGGGGGAGGGCCGCCCCGGCTGGCACATCGAGTGCACCGTCATAGCCCAGAAGTACCTCCCCGCTCCCTTCACCGTGCAGGGCGGCGGCTCGGACCTGGTCTTCCCGCACCACGAGATGGGCGCCGGGCACGCCTACTCACTGTCCGGTGTTCCCCTCGCCGAGCACTTCGCGCATGCCGGCATGGTGGGCCTCGACGGCGAAAAGATGTCCAAGTCCAAGGGCAACCTGGTCCTCGTCTCCAAGCTCCGCGCTGCCGGTGAAGAACCTGCGGCCATCCGCCTTGCCATCCTGGCGCACCATTACCGGTCCGACTGGTCCTGGACGGCGGAAGGCTTCGAGCAGGCGAAGGCGCGCCTCGAACGGTGGCGTTCAGCGCTGGCAGCCGCGCCCGCCGGAACCGCCGTCGAACTGATCGGGCAAATGCGCGAAGCCCTTGCCGACGACCTGGATGCCCCGACAGCCCTGGCAGCCGTCGACCAATGGGCAGACGCGGCCCTTGGCAACCCAGGCCACGCCGGCAGCGCGTCTGAAGCAGACCAGGCTTTGGTGCGCGACGCCGTCAACGCGCTTCTCGGCGTCGAACTCTAA
- a CDS encoding PAC2 family protein codes for MNSFEGDTNEPGTAPETEQLLQPVPEGQRITVMLAAFEGWNDAGEAASDALRYLNKLWGGKKVASIDADEYYDFQFTRPTVRRTSSGERKIKWPSTRIYKASAPGTNVDVIFIQGTEPSYKWRAYTAELLVHAEALHVDYVVLVGALLADVPHSRPIPVSTSTDDSALRERLNLEASQYEGPVGIVGVLSEVSLLAGIPTVSLWAAVPHYVAQAPSPKAQLALLHRIEELLQVPLDTHELAEEAEAWERGVNELATEDPEIAAYVRQLEEAKDTADLPEASGESIAREFERYLKRRGKDKP; via the coding sequence ACCGGGCACCGCGCCTGAGACGGAGCAGCTGCTGCAGCCTGTTCCCGAAGGTCAGCGCATTACTGTGATGCTGGCTGCGTTCGAGGGCTGGAATGACGCGGGGGAAGCCGCCAGCGATGCGCTCCGTTACCTCAACAAGCTGTGGGGCGGGAAGAAGGTCGCGTCCATCGACGCCGACGAGTACTACGACTTCCAGTTCACCCGGCCCACCGTCCGCCGCACTTCCTCCGGCGAACGCAAGATCAAGTGGCCGTCCACGCGGATCTACAAGGCCAGCGCCCCCGGCACCAACGTGGACGTTATTTTCATCCAGGGAACCGAACCGTCCTATAAGTGGCGCGCGTATACGGCGGAACTGCTGGTTCACGCCGAGGCGCTCCACGTTGACTACGTGGTCCTGGTGGGAGCGCTCCTGGCGGACGTGCCGCACAGCCGCCCCATCCCGGTCAGCACCTCCACTGACGACAGTGCACTCCGGGAACGGCTGAACCTCGAGGCTTCGCAGTATGAAGGACCGGTGGGAATTGTGGGGGTACTGTCCGAGGTATCCCTGCTCGCCGGCATCCCCACGGTCTCCCTCTGGGCTGCGGTACCGCACTACGTTGCCCAGGCCCCGTCACCCAAGGCACAGCTGGCGCTGCTGCACCGCATCGAGGAACTGCTCCAGGTTCCGCTGGACACCCACGAACTCGCCGAAGAGGCCGAGGCGTGGGAGCGCGGCGTCAACGAACTGGCCACCGAGGATCCCGAAATCGCCGCGTACGTACGGCAGCTGGAGGAAGCCAAGGACACCGCCGACCTGCCCGAGGCCAGCGGTGAATCCATTGCGCGCGAGTTTGAGCGCTACCTGAAGCGGCGGGGCAAGGACAAGCCCTAA
- a CDS encoding undecaprenyl-diphosphate phosphatase, with amino-acid sequence MNWIEAALLGLVQGLTEFLPISSSAHLRIVGSFLPNAADPGAAFTAITQLGTETAVIVYFWRDIVRIVKAWFGSLTGRVPRQDPDARMGWLVILGSLPIIVLGLLFQDQIESVLRSLWIVATMLIVFGLILAVADAVGKQDRDLSRLTYKHGILYGFAQAMALIPGVSRSGGTITAGLLMGYTREAAARYSFLLAIPAVFGSGLYQLFKVVAKDGVSGPFGLGETALATVIAFAIGYVIIGWFLKFISTRSYRLFVWYRIFLGLALYLLLGFNVISA; translated from the coding sequence GTGAACTGGATTGAAGCGGCCCTGCTGGGTCTTGTGCAGGGACTGACCGAATTCCTCCCGATTTCATCGAGCGCCCACCTCCGGATTGTGGGGTCCTTCCTGCCGAATGCGGCGGACCCCGGCGCGGCCTTCACCGCCATCACACAGCTCGGCACGGAGACGGCCGTCATCGTCTACTTCTGGCGGGACATCGTCCGGATCGTGAAGGCCTGGTTCGGCTCGCTGACCGGGCGGGTCCCGCGCCAGGACCCGGACGCCCGGATGGGCTGGCTGGTGATTCTGGGCAGCCTGCCCATCATCGTCCTGGGCCTGCTGTTCCAGGACCAGATCGAATCAGTCCTGCGGAGCCTGTGGATCGTTGCCACCATGCTGATCGTCTTCGGCCTCATCCTCGCCGTGGCGGACGCCGTCGGCAAGCAGGACCGGGACCTCTCCAGGCTCACCTACAAGCACGGCATCCTCTACGGCTTCGCCCAGGCCATGGCCCTGATTCCGGGTGTTTCCCGCTCCGGCGGCACCATCACGGCCGGGCTCCTCATGGGCTACACGCGTGAAGCCGCCGCCCGCTACTCCTTCCTGCTTGCCATCCCTGCAGTTTTCGGCAGCGGCCTTTACCAGCTCTTCAAGGTGGTGGCCAAGGACGGCGTGAGCGGCCCCTTCGGCCTGGGGGAGACAGCCCTGGCAACGGTGATTGCGTTCGCGATCGGCTACGTCATCATCGGCTGGTTCCTGAAGTTCATCTCAACGCGGAGCTACCGGCTGTTTGTCTGGTACCGCATCTTCCTGGGCCTCGCCCTGTACCTGCTGCTCGGTTTCAATGTCATCAGCGCCTAG
- the mctP gene encoding monocarboxylate uptake permease MctP: protein MNGREINWVALIIVVLLFVVVAVMGFLAARWRRTAESEGLHSLDEWGLGGRGFGTWITWFLLGGDLYTAYTFVAVPAAMWATGAVSGFFAVPYTIVLYPIIFIIMSRLWSVSHRHGYVTSADFVGGRYGSRWLSLAIAVTGIVATMPYIALQLVGIKAVLTVLGLGSSENVLLTDLPLILAFVVLAAYTYTSGLRAPAMIAVVKDLLIYLAVIVAVIYLPIKFGGWDAIFGAAKTKLDTVNDATGKPNGVFIPSAANYSAYWTLALGSAMALFMYPHSITGVLASKGRNTIRRNAAILPLYSLMLGFLALLGFVAIKAGTRPIDLNGSVNPQLVVPQLFLDHFPAWFAGVALAAIAIGALVPAAIMSIAAANMFTRNIYRDFLRPEVDPKTEAKVSKIVSLVVKVGALIFVIAMDQSAAINMQLLGGIWILQTFPAVVAGLYTRWFDRWALLAGWAVGIAFGTASAYSVINPVTHAHFGGSIAPVPGTGFTVYIAVSAFVLNLLVAVALTLVLRALKVPQGEDKTRRSDYGADETDPKVAEIERTQRFVEPGGPSPV, encoded by the coding sequence ATGAACGGGCGCGAGATCAACTGGGTCGCCCTCATCATCGTGGTGCTGCTCTTCGTCGTTGTCGCCGTCATGGGCTTCCTCGCCGCCCGGTGGCGCCGGACGGCGGAGAGCGAGGGACTGCACAGCCTCGACGAATGGGGGCTGGGTGGACGCGGCTTCGGGACATGGATTACCTGGTTCCTGCTGGGCGGCGATCTCTATACCGCCTACACGTTCGTGGCGGTTCCGGCTGCGATGTGGGCGACGGGCGCGGTCAGCGGCTTCTTCGCCGTCCCGTACACGATCGTCCTCTACCCCATCATCTTCATCATCATGAGCCGGCTCTGGTCGGTGTCCCACCGGCACGGCTACGTCACCTCGGCGGACTTCGTGGGCGGCCGCTACGGGAGCCGGTGGCTGTCCCTCGCCATCGCCGTCACGGGCATTGTGGCAACCATGCCCTATATCGCCCTCCAGCTGGTAGGCATCAAGGCCGTCCTCACCGTGCTCGGCCTGGGCAGCTCGGAGAACGTGCTGCTGACGGACCTGCCGCTCATCCTGGCGTTCGTCGTGCTGGCCGCATACACCTACACCTCGGGGTTGCGGGCGCCGGCGATGATCGCGGTCGTCAAGGACCTGCTGATCTACCTGGCGGTGATCGTTGCGGTCATCTACCTGCCGATCAAGTTCGGCGGGTGGGACGCCATCTTCGGGGCGGCGAAAACGAAGCTGGACACCGTGAACGACGCGACGGGCAAGCCCAACGGGGTGTTCATTCCGTCGGCCGCGAACTACTCGGCGTACTGGACGCTGGCGCTCGGGTCGGCCATGGCACTGTTCATGTACCCGCACTCCATTACCGGTGTGCTCGCGTCCAAGGGGCGCAATACCATCCGGCGCAACGCCGCAATTCTGCCGCTGTACTCGCTCATGCTCGGCTTCCTTGCACTGCTGGGTTTTGTGGCCATCAAGGCCGGCACCAGGCCGATCGACCTGAACGGGTCGGTCAACCCACAGCTCGTGGTGCCGCAGCTGTTCCTGGACCACTTCCCCGCGTGGTTCGCAGGGGTGGCGCTGGCAGCCATCGCCATCGGGGCGCTGGTGCCGGCGGCCATCATGTCCATTGCCGCGGCGAACATGTTTACCCGCAACATCTACCGGGATTTCCTCCGGCCTGAAGTCGACCCCAAGACCGAGGCGAAGGTGTCCAAGATTGTCTCGCTTGTGGTGAAGGTCGGTGCGCTGATTTTCGTCATTGCCATGGACCAGTCCGCAGCCATCAACATGCAGCTGCTGGGCGGCATCTGGATTCTGCAGACCTTCCCGGCGGTTGTGGCGGGCCTCTACACGCGGTGGTTTGACCGCTGGGCGCTGCTGGCTGGATGGGCTGTGGGCATTGCGTTCGGCACCGCCTCGGCCTACAGCGTCATCAACCCAGTCACGCATGCCCACTTCGGTGGCTCCATTGCTCCCGTCCCCGGGACCGGTTTCACCGTGTACATCGCCGTGTCGGCGTTTGTGCTCAACCTGCTTGTCGCCGTCGCACTGACCCTGGTGCTGCGCGCGCTCAAGGTGCCCCAGGGCGAGGACAAGACACGCCGGTCGGACTACGGCGCCGATGAAACGGACCCGAAGGTTGCCGAGATCGAGCGGACCCAGCGGTTCGTTGAACCAGGAGGACCGTCACCGGTGTAG
- a CDS encoding acyl-CoA dehydrogenase family protein, with the protein MEPEQLLPDSLLERIRGRAAEYDQQNRFFTEDLEELAAAGYLKLFVPKSDGGAGLGLEAAVRCQRRLATAAPATALAVNMHLVWTGVARVLAARGDSSLDFVLQEAAAGEVFAFGNSEAGNDSVLFDSLTEARPLPDGGYSFTGTKIFTSLSPAWTRLGIFGKDPAARDGDGELVHGFIRRDTPGYRILEDWNTLGMRASQSNTTILDGAVVPPGRIFRKLPVGPNPDPLIFAIFACFETLLAGVYAGIGERALVLSVEAARRRTSFKNGGRSLAQDPDIRWKVAEAAMAMDALYPQLSVVAGDVDRVADHGSQWFPKLVGVKVRATETARTVVDLAIRVSGGSSYFRGSELERLYRDVLAGMFHPSDDESAHNTVANAWLGPLED; encoded by the coding sequence GTGGAACCGGAACAGCTGCTGCCCGACAGCCTGCTCGAACGGATCCGGGGGCGGGCAGCGGAGTACGACCAGCAGAACCGCTTTTTCACGGAGGATCTGGAGGAGCTCGCCGCCGCCGGGTACCTGAAGCTTTTCGTGCCGAAGTCCGACGGCGGGGCGGGCCTGGGTCTGGAGGCCGCGGTCCGCTGCCAGCGGCGACTGGCGACGGCGGCTCCCGCCACCGCGCTGGCCGTCAACATGCACCTGGTCTGGACAGGCGTAGCCCGCGTCCTCGCTGCACGCGGCGACTCTTCCCTGGACTTCGTGCTGCAGGAGGCAGCGGCGGGGGAGGTCTTCGCCTTCGGCAACTCGGAGGCCGGCAACGACTCCGTTTTGTTCGATTCGCTGACAGAGGCAAGGCCCCTGCCGGACGGCGGGTACTCGTTCACGGGCACCAAGATCTTCACGAGCCTCTCGCCGGCCTGGACGCGCCTGGGCATCTTCGGGAAGGACCCTGCTGCACGCGACGGCGACGGCGAACTGGTGCACGGCTTCATCCGGCGGGACACTCCCGGCTACCGGATCCTGGAGGACTGGAACACGCTGGGCATGCGGGCCAGCCAGTCCAACACCACCATCCTGGACGGTGCAGTTGTCCCGCCCGGCCGCATCTTCCGGAAGCTCCCGGTGGGTCCCAACCCGGATCCGCTGATCTTTGCGATCTTCGCGTGCTTTGAGACCCTGCTTGCGGGCGTCTACGCGGGCATCGGTGAGCGGGCCCTGGTGCTGTCCGTGGAAGCCGCCAGGCGCCGGACATCATTCAAGAACGGCGGCCGGAGCCTGGCGCAGGATCCCGACATCAGGTGGAAGGTGGCCGAGGCCGCCATGGCCATGGATGCGCTCTACCCCCAGCTTTCGGTGGTGGCCGGCGATGTGGACCGCGTGGCGGACCACGGCAGCCAGTGGTTTCCCAAGCTGGTGGGCGTCAAGGTCCGGGCCACGGAAACGGCGCGGACTGTGGTGGACCTTGCCATCCGGGTCTCCGGCGGCTCCAGCTACTTCCGCGGTTCGGAACTGGAGCGCCTGTACCGTGACGTCCTGGCCGGAATGTTCCACCCCTCGGACGACGAGTCGGCCCACAACACCGTGGCCAACGCCTGGCTGGGCCCGCTCGAAGACTAG
- a CDS encoding M20/M25/M40 family metallo-hydrolase, with the protein MSHVRPEDEVVTICQELIRIDSSNYGDGSGPGERAAAEYTAGLISEVGLEAEIFESEPGRASVVTRMAGEDPSASALVVHGHLDVVPALREQWSVDPFSGELKDGLIWGRGAVDMKDMDAMILSVLRNFARTGRKPKRDIVFAFFADEEAGGVHGAQYAVKHRPELFEGATEAISEVGGFSTTIGGQRAYLLQTAEKGISWLRLVAHGRAGHGSQINTDNAITRLAGAVTRIGEYQWPIELTATTRQFLDGVTELTGVEFDPDNPELLLKELGTVARFVGATLQNTSNPTLLGGGYKHNVIPESAEALVDCRTLAGQQDQVLEIVKELAGSGVDVSYVHNDVSLEVPFAGNLVDSMIDALHSEDPGAKVLPYTLSGGTDNKSLSKLGITGYGFAPLQLPDDLDFTGMFHGVDERVPAESLKFGARVLNTLLTNY; encoded by the coding sequence ATGTCTCACGTTCGGCCAGAGGATGAAGTCGTCACCATCTGCCAGGAGCTCATCCGCATCGATTCATCCAACTACGGGGATGGCTCGGGTCCCGGCGAACGCGCGGCGGCCGAATACACCGCAGGCCTGATCAGCGAGGTGGGGCTGGAGGCGGAAATCTTCGAATCGGAACCGGGCCGGGCCAGCGTGGTCACCCGGATGGCGGGCGAGGACCCCTCTGCCAGCGCCCTCGTGGTCCACGGCCACCTGGACGTGGTGCCCGCCCTCCGTGAGCAGTGGTCCGTGGACCCGTTCAGCGGCGAGCTCAAGGACGGCCTGATCTGGGGCCGCGGCGCGGTGGACATGAAGGACATGGATGCGATGATCCTGTCCGTGCTGCGCAACTTCGCCCGCACCGGGCGCAAGCCCAAGCGGGACATTGTCTTTGCGTTCTTTGCCGATGAGGAGGCGGGCGGCGTGCACGGCGCCCAGTACGCGGTGAAGCACCGGCCCGAGCTGTTCGAGGGTGCCACCGAGGCCATTTCCGAAGTGGGCGGCTTCTCGACCACCATCGGCGGCCAGCGCGCCTACCTGCTGCAGACGGCAGAAAAGGGCATCTCCTGGCTCCGGCTCGTGGCGCACGGCCGCGCCGGCCACGGCTCGCAGATCAACACTGACAATGCCATCACCCGTCTCGCCGGCGCCGTAACCCGCATCGGTGAGTACCAGTGGCCCATCGAGCTGACCGCCACCACGCGCCAGTTCCTGGACGGCGTGACGGAACTGACCGGCGTCGAATTCGATCCCGACAACCCGGAACTGCTGCTGAAGGAACTGGGCACGGTGGCCCGCTTCGTGGGGGCCACGCTGCAGAATACGTCCAACCCGACGCTGCTGGGCGGCGGCTACAAGCACAACGTCATCCCCGAGTCCGCTGAGGCACTGGTGGACTGCCGGACCCTCGCGGGCCAGCAGGACCAGGTCCTCGAGATCGTCAAGGAGCTGGCGGGCAGCGGCGTTGACGTCAGCTACGTGCACAACGATGTCTCCCTGGAAGTGCCGTTCGCCGGTAACCTGGTCGACTCGATGATCGACGCCCTGCACTCTGAAGATCCGGGCGCGAAGGTTCTCCCGTACACCCTGTCCGGCGGCACCGACAACAAGTCGCTTTCCAAGCTCGGCATCACCGGCTACGGCTTCGCACCCCTGCAGCTGCCGGACGACCTCGACTTCACCGGCATGTTCCATGGCGTCGACGAACGGGTTCCTGCGGAATCGCTGAAGTTCGGCGCCCGCGTCCTGAATACGCTGCTCACCAACTACTGA